Part of the Cyprinus carpio isolate SPL01 chromosome A1, ASM1834038v1, whole genome shotgun sequence genome is shown below.
TGCCCAGCCCATGATGGTCCCTATAGGTGAGTTTTCAGCACCCAAGACCCAttgtttctaatgtttttattcaagCTATGAATTAAAGAGAGTATCTACTTATAATAACTCAAATATCTCTAACAATGAAAGGCACAGCCCTGCAACCCctaaagctgtttatttattaatctgaTGGAAGTCCTTCTGATGGTTTACTGTGCAAATACTAGCTTAAACTAGCTGTTCTTTTTGCATTCGTTCCGCGTTTAATAGATGCATTTGTACATGTGCAGTTGCCCAGATGGCAGTCGTGAATCTCACTGATACGCCAGGCCGCATTACCTGTCCTCACTGCATGACGGACGTCATCACGGAAATCGAATCTATCTATGGATTGCTCACCTGGTTAATTTTCGGAAGCCTTGTGTTCTTTATGTAAGTATGCACAGATTGCTGATATTTAATTCATAGACTGCTGATATTTAGAGCTTGTCTGCTGTGTTTTTTCAGGTGCTGGCTCTGTTGTTGGATCCCGTTCTGTGTGGACGCATGCAAGGATGTGAAACACACCTGTCCAAACTGCAAGAAAATCATCCGCATTTACAAACGTTTGTAGCACATGCTACACCAGAGAACCATCAAAAACTGAGattgagaaaaaaacataaatttttgcACTATGTAACCCTATTACAAAGTTTTGGTGATCGAAGATATGTCTTTTGTTCTTCTGTACACAACTACTATTAACTtctatttactattaatttactttttgttgCAATATCTCTATCCAATCCATTTGTATGTTTCATATGGGAGTTAATGAGTTTATCATTTTGAAATCCTGTAGAACAGATGCATTGATTAAATCACAACCTGACAAAAGTGTAGAATAATAGTTTAggcagatatttttaataatagaattACACTTTCTCTGGGAGGACGCCACATGCTTTCCACTGGGACTGTAtatacaaattaatgtttttataaaatatatatataaaactactccttgcagttttttttttttttttttttttttgcagtggaacATCACTTGTCATACACATAAACCTGAAGCTTCAGTTAGGCGGTGTTTGCCTCAACAATCTAAGTGTCTTTTCAAGGAGAGATTTGGcagaatgtatataaatattcagAATAATAGAGGATAATATGGAATCCACTGGCCTGCAGTATCCAGTTTTgcctaaaacttttgaacatacTCCTTAGTGAGGTATCATGCACACCCCTCTTGAAGATGAAGAGAGTTGTTTTCTTTGATGCCTCATATCCATTTTTTTTGTAAGAACTTGGAGAACAATAATCTCAGGTTCACTTCGAGGTACTGGAGGAACTAAGGAACAGACTGTAAGAAGCTTAAAGTGAAAAGATCAGGACTGGGCAGGGCTCAAGAAGGACATTAAATGGTCAGTCTTACAGTGTTAAGCACTCACAAAGCAGAGCTGAACAAATGGATACTCTACTCATCTCAGGTATTTTTACTGAATAATTGGAATGTGGAATTGGTTCACTGGCTGTTTGCAGGAACACAAGAGGGCAGACCAACCATTTTATTTATGCTTGTTTGGTCTACATTATGCTTACCATCCTCCCCATTAAGATGCATCCAGTGTTCTTGTGTTCTGATGCACACACAAAAAGGGTAATATCTGTATCTAGTATCTGACAGGCTACGCATTGCAAATTgggttttctgaaaaaaatattcatccATATTATTATATCTCTTCATCCACATGCAAAGTTTTGGAGCATTTTGGAACATATCAAAGCAGAAatcctaattaaaaaaatcaatacattttccattttatttatattttatctcctTACACATATTCATTGCACAATGGACAGATTTAATGCAGTAAGtactataaataactttttatagtAGCTTGAACGTAGTTTCACATGTTTGTAGCaagtgagttaaaaaaaaagtgtatagttgtaaaatagaaatatatagaacCTCCTAACCTGCTGCCTGGCTTACAGAATTATCTTAGGTtccaacgaaaaaaaaaaatcatattcaatCTTAAAAAAATTGTGGTTATTTGAGAGACTTGGGGCAAATTCATTTAAGTGACATTACATTGTAAGATTATGTTGATGGGCAAAGTGTGATTGTCTAAAATGACGGTTACTGTTACAGTGAAGTGTAACGTGTGAGGTGAAAAACAACGAGGAGCTGGATCCAGGtgagctttattaaaaaaataaacacaactgaaccaaacACAAAGCACGGATAACCAGGAACGGAAACCAGAATGAGAACAGCAAACTTCCTGCCATGAAGGACAAGACCTTACAAATAACATGGGAAAACACTGgggtatatatacatacacaagaAAACCAGGGCTAACAAGGGACAGGTGGGAGTGATTAGTTGCTATGGGAATAAACAAGGGTAACTATGGCGACAAACAAGGCAAGCAAGGAAACAGGAGCAGCACGCAGTAAACTCTTCAACATAAAAGTCCAGACAAGACAGGAACAGAAGTATGttgggtgttttatttattatttgtttgctagctttaacaataacttttatcattatgtttatttttatgtattgtgtTATTCATCATGTGATTCgtctgttttatgtgtttatttaatttatagtttataaaaaaaaattagttttccttttttttcctccactgtCTGCACAGAGTGTCACAACTTAGTTTTAAAGATGAGGACGACAAAGAAGATTCAGATTccaaaacagtctttaataatattCACAGGAAAATCCAAAAGAAGGCAGGCAAGTTAACACAaccatacaggtgcatctcaataaattagaatgtcatggaaaagttcatttatttcagtaattcaacttaaattgtgaaactcgtattaaattcagtgcacacagactgaagtagtttaagtctttggttcttttaattgtgatttaacaaaaacccaccaattcactatctcaacaaattagaatacttcataagaccaataaaaaacaattttagtgaattgttggtcttctggaaagtatgttcatttactgtacatgtactcaatacttggtaggggctccttttgctttaattactgcctcaattcggcgtggcatggaggtgatcagtttgtgccactgctgagatggtatggaagcccaggtttctttgacagtggccttcagctcatctgcattttttggtctcttgtttctcattttcctcttgacaatactccatagatcctctctggggttcaggtctggtgagtttgctggccagtcaagcacacccacaccatggtcatttaaccagcttttggtgcttttggcagtgtgggcaggtgccaaatcctgctgggaaatgaaatcagcatcttcaaaaagctgggcagcagaaggaagcatgaaatgctccacaaatcttggtaaacgggtgaagtgactttggttttcaaaaaacacaatggaccaacaccagcagatgacattgcaccccaaatcatcacagactgtggaaacttaacactggacttcaagcaacttgggctatgagcttctccacccttcctccagactctaggaccttggtttccaaatgaaatacaaaacttgctctcatctgaaaagaggactttggaccactgggcaacagtccagttcttcttctctttagcccaagtaagacgcctctgacgctgtctgtggttcaggagtggcttaacaagaggaatacaacaactgtagccaaattccttgtagctcttgatgccttgaccccagcttcagtccattccttgtgaaaagagtccatagcctagtgaaccaaactgagagaccattttgaaggctcaggaaaacttttgcaggtgtttggagttgattagctgatttgcatgtcaccatattcttatttgttgagaaTCAGTGGGTGTTTGTTAAAAGAGAGcctaaatcatcacaattaaaagaaccaaagacttaaactacttcagtctgtgtgcactgaatttatttaatacatgagtttcacaatttgagttgaattactgaaataaatgaacttttccatgacattctaatttattgagatgcacctgtacttaGATAAGACCGGACCAATGGGAACCGAAAACACAGGAACTACATACACagatcaaaaactgaaaatacatgaGACACAGAGGGAGGGTTTAGAAAAGACGTTTACTTTCATTCTGAACTATTTCTGTACTCTGTTTGCATAGAAAGACAATAACAATATTGGCTAACCTTATGtaatttgtgaaaactgtattgtaattatgtaaaatatccaTTTAATACAAGTTCATTTTAGAACATTTACATTTGGCTACATTTGGCTAATCAAGAAATTAAAAggatattgttatttttaacaaatgtagGCTGCTGCAGGGATACCTAATGAGACAAAGCTCTCATTCACttacaaacagaaaaatagaatataaaatgtaGACTTAAACAGACTGCAGAAAAATGAAAGTGAACTACAATGGGGAAAAAAGCAGTTAAAATAGTGGGGGAAGTTAAAAGCAACGGTGAACAGTCACAGcaaatagtataaatataaaattttccatgttattatatacacacacacacacacacacacacacaaaatgttctgtataaatatatatccctcctctctctctctctctctctctctctctctctctctcgctctttctctctctctctatctgtagATCACTGGCTGTCATAACTGTGAGTTTAATGTACTCTCTCTGTATTTGACCAGTGACTTTCAAGAGAAGACATCCCACAGCTCTCCAGAGACCAGGTATGTGTTCTTGTGTATTTCAAATTGACgaatacagtaataaaataactat
Proteins encoded:
- the LOC109057676 gene encoding lipopolysaccharide-induced tumor necrosis factor-alpha factor homolog, yielding MEKDHTPPHYSSPHMDQTAINYPGQQAAYPSQAGPHAAHFQPPPYGFGDPTIIAQPMMVPIVAQMAVVNLTDTPGRITCPHCMTDVITEIESIYGLLTWLIFGSLVFFMCWLCCWIPFCVDACKDVKHTCPNCKKIIRIYKRL